A genomic stretch from Xenopus laevis strain J_2021 chromosome 6S, Xenopus_laevis_v10.1, whole genome shotgun sequence includes:
- the LOC108695547 gene encoding gastrula zinc finger protein XlCGF49.1-like, which translates to MDPVPGAAQDSPVCETPIKSEDPSNEVPEVTESSDSAKSQSHLRKQTAIEGQKSSGCLRGADWSQSSPQLIHQEGNPFTCSMCERSFTCSLQKHIGLHTGEKPHMWENVYSSNLHSHQKVHIGEKPFTCTECGKSFSRNSTLRAHLRSHMGEKSFHCTECGRSFSRKCTLEIHQKIHMGGAKYSLAQSVGKSSLAKTQS; encoded by the exons ATGGATCCCGTTCCTGGGGCCG CCCAGGACAGTCCAGTCTGTGAAACACCCATAAAGTCAGAAGATCCGAGCAATGAGGTTCCGGAGGTCACCGAGTCATCAGATTCAGCCAAGAGCCAATCACATCTGAGGAAGCAGACGGCCATTGAAGGTCAGAAATCTTCCGGCTGCCTCCGAGGGGCAGATTGGAGTCAGTCTTCTCCTCAGCTGATCCATCAGGAGGGGAACCCATTCACATGCTCCATGTGTGAGAGAAGCTTCACTTGCAGCCTTCAGAAACACATAGGacttcacacaggggagaaacctcaCATGTGGGAAAACGTTTACTC AAGCAATCTTCATTCTCACCAGAAAGTCCACATCGGGGAGAAACCGTTCACTTGCACAGAATGCGGGAAAAGCTTCTCTAGGAATAGTACCCTGCGGGCGCACCTGAGGAGCCACATGGGGGAGAAATCCTTCCACTGCACCGAATGCGGGAGAAGTTTCTCTAGAAAATGCACCCTGGAGattcaccagaaaattcacatGGGGGGGGCAAAATATTCACTTGCACAGAGTGTGGGGAAAAGTTCACTTGCAAAGACACAATCCTAA
- the LOC108695548 gene encoding uncharacterized protein LOC108695548 — protein sequence MDSRPPIKRESDSLAGAGFPEAQQLQIKMVKQESESGDYQRGTGSFSVPHIPGFPQNNPEEPQVKIKEEVLDPSYPADTMDDTVVSFTVGETDPHTLHMKEENEAAASGTYQQSGTDPLTDKGSFTGVKIETEHMDTGDPLPTIRSEIVSFPGPDVKQEEPVAPHIKIEKEEPEYYLNTVEDTAADGGAVANETVHQGPNEISDEDREEMRRQLFEELRNMWGPVENEPCFQDDPVYTEEELQALRERENGERLRNTRWCQCGNCISLPTTEESVCCREIAKLKKRFTGGITCIIQVQEMQKSCLDAKLLDYMVRYRGKVSKEKYTEEYPQVMRKAAYRAFTIWTHRFFREKTCTAIPACVVNLVRMRFPYPPDRTVGLLGLWDYPAIDMAFDG from the exons ATGGATTCCCGGCCCCCCATAAAGAGAGAGTCGGATTCGCTTGCGGGTGCAG GATTCCCAGAGGCACAGCAGCTCCAGATAAAGATGGTGAAACAAGAGTCGGAGTCAGGAGATTATCAGAGGGGAACTGGAAGCTTCTCAGTGCCGCATATTCCTG GTTTCCCCCAGAATAACCCAGAAGAGCCGCAGGTGAAGATAAAGGAGGAAGTGCTGGACCCCAGTTATCCCGCGGATACAATGGACGACACGGTGGTTTCCTTCACGGTCGGAG AGACAGACCCCCACACGTTACACATGAAGGAAGAGAATGAAGCAGCAGCTTCTGGGACTTACCAGCAGAGCGGGACTGATCCACTGACTGACAAGG GCTCATTTACAGGAGTGAAAATCGAGACTGAACATATGGACACTGGGGATCCTCTGCCCACAATTAGGAGTGAAATTGTTTCTTTTCCTGGGCCTG ATGTGAAACAGGAGGAGCCAGTAGCCCCCCATATAAAGATTGAAAAAGAAGAACCAGAGTATTATTTGAACACTGTGGAAGATACAGCTGCTGATGGCG GAGCTGTTGCCAATGAGACTGTACATCAGGGTCCAAATGAAATATCCGACGAGGATCGAGAAGAAATG CGACGACAACTCTTTGAAGAGCTGAGGAACATGTGGGGCCCCGTAGAGAATGAGCCTTGTTTCCAGGATGATCCCGTATACACAGAGGAGGAGCTGCAGGCCCTGAGGGAACGTGAGAACGGCGAGCGGCTGCGCAATACCCGCTGGTGCCAGTGCGGCAACTGTATCTCTCTGCCCACCACCGAGGAGTCCGTGTGCTGCCGGGAAATCGCCAAACTCAAGAAACGTTTCACGGGAGGAATCACTTGCATTATTCAGGTTCAAGAGATGCAGAAATCTTGTCTCGACGCCAAACTCTTGGACTACATGGTGCGATACCGGGGCAAGGTCTCCAAAGAGAAATACACTGAGGAATATCCACA GGTGATGAGGAAAGCCGCATACAGAGCCTTCACTATCTGGACCCACCGGTTCTTCCGAGAGAAAACCTGCACAGCGATACCGGCCTGTGTAGTTAATTTAGTGAGGATGAGATTCCCGTACCCGCCGGATCGCACGGTTGGGCTGCTGGGCCTGTGGGACTATCCTGCCATAGACATGGCCTTTGATGGTTGA